One Branchiostoma lanceolatum isolate klBraLanc5 chromosome 18, klBraLanc5.hap2, whole genome shotgun sequence DNA window includes the following coding sequences:
- the LOC136424545 gene encoding uncharacterized protein has protein sequence MADGAERSHCPRLLPPTGGTYNCFVDRYGTHTCSAACWPGLEFQSPSQPLICTAADGVWTPTDRFPNCIRESTAAGTCPALLAPVYGGYSCRMGSDGVKTCSGSCADGYEFDAPTTS, from the coding sequence ATGGCGGACGGAGCCGAGCGCAGCCACTGTCCAAGACTACTGCCCCCTACCGGCGGCACCTACAACTGCTTCGTGGACAGATACGGCACCCATACCTGCAGCGCCGCCTGCTGGCCAGGCTTGGAATTCCAGTCCCCGTCCCAACCTCTGATCTGTACGGCCGCCGACGGCGTGTGGACGCCTACCGATCGCTTTCCGAACTGCATCCGGGAGAGCACCGCGGCGGGTACCTGTCCAGCTCTTCTCGCCCCTGTGTACGGAGGCTACTCGTGTAGGATGGGGTCAGATGGGGTGAAGACTTGTTCAGGCTCCTGTGCGGATGGCTACGAGTTTGATGCACCGACGACCTCGTAA